Proteins from a genomic interval of Orbaceae bacterium lpD02:
- the thrB gene encoding homoserine kinase, which yields MSKSIKVYAPASMANISVGFDILGAAIHPISGVMLGDTIIVEQATQFQLTNKGRFVKNLPKDPKLNIVYQCWQRFCQAMGKTLPVAITLEKNMPIGSGLGSSACSVVGAFVALNEYFNKPFNEQQMLSMMGELEGRISGSVHYDNVAPCYLGGMQLIIDEMDIISQSIPHFDNWYWVMAYPGIKVSTAEARAILPAHYQKQDCVAHGRYVGGFIHACYTNQPQLAVSMLHDNIAEPYRKQLLPNFEQTQTAVKRLGALASGISGSGPTIFVIADQLEIAQQIELWLHAHYLQNDQGFSHICKIDKQGTRVV from the coding sequence ATGAGCAAGTCAATAAAAGTATATGCCCCAGCCTCAATGGCCAATATTAGTGTCGGATTTGATATTTTAGGGGCGGCAATTCATCCTATCAGTGGTGTAATGCTTGGTGACACTATTATTGTCGAACAAGCAACGCAGTTTCAATTAACGAATAAAGGTCGATTTGTTAAAAACCTACCGAAAGACCCTAAACTTAATATTGTATATCAATGTTGGCAACGTTTTTGTCAGGCAATGGGTAAAACGCTGCCTGTTGCCATCACACTTGAAAAAAATATGCCAATTGGTTCTGGTCTTGGCTCAAGTGCTTGTTCGGTAGTGGGGGCATTCGTCGCCTTAAATGAATATTTTAATAAGCCATTTAATGAGCAACAAATGCTAAGCATGATGGGGGAGCTTGAAGGACGGATCTCCGGCAGCGTGCATTATGATAATGTGGCACCTTGTTATTTGGGTGGAATGCAACTTATTATTGATGAAATGGACATTATCAGTCAGTCCATTCCTCATTTTGATAATTGGTACTGGGTGATGGCCTACCCTGGCATAAAAGTCTCAACAGCAGAAGCGAGAGCGATTTTACCTGCACACTATCAAAAACAGGACTGTGTTGCCCATGGACGTTACGTAGGTGGCTTTATTCATGCTTGTTACACCAACCAGCCACAACTGGCGGTCTCGATGCTACACGATAATATTGCAGAGCCTTATCGTAAACAATTATTACCTAATTTCGAACAAACACAAACGGCAGTTAAACGCTTAGGTGCTCTTGCTTCAGGCATATCAGGTTCAGGACCAACGATTTTTGTTATCGCCGATCAGCTTGAGATCGCTCAGCAAATTGAATTATGGTTGCACGCTCATTATTTACAAAATGATCAAGGCTTCAGCCACATTTGTAAGATTGATAAACAAGGTACGCGAGTTGTTTAA
- the thrC gene encoding threonine synthase has product MKLYNLKDHSEQVSFSTAVQQGLGKGQGLFFPQDLPKFTPSEIDSLLTLDFVSRSAKILSAFIGSEISSEDMQRLVKNAFQFPAPVKPIEDDIGTLELFHGPTLAFKDFGGRFMAQALVQVAADKKITILTATSGDTGAAVAHAFYNLPNIRVVILYPQGKISPLQEKLFCTLGDNIHTIAIKSDFDACQALVKKSFDDEELKTKIGLNSANSINISRLLAQICYYFEAFAQLTPKQRQQLVISVPSGNFGDLTAGLLAKTMGLPIKRFIAATNANDTVPRYLATGKWQPHKTVATISNAMDVSQPNNWPRIEEIYKREQWALKSLAYGAVSDQVAKETVRQLDQKGYLSEPHGAIAYRVLRDQLQEGEYGLFLGTAHPAKFREVVEAILAKPIPLPIELAERADMTLLSHVMPDDFAKLREFLISLAW; this is encoded by the coding sequence ATGAAACTTTACAATTTAAAAGATCATTCTGAACAAGTTAGCTTTTCTACGGCAGTACAACAAGGGTTAGGTAAAGGGCAAGGACTCTTTTTTCCACAGGATTTACCTAAATTTACGCCGAGTGAAATTGATTCATTATTAACATTGGATTTTGTCAGCCGCAGCGCTAAAATCTTATCAGCATTTATTGGTAGCGAAATAAGCAGTGAAGATATGCAGCGCCTAGTTAAAAATGCCTTTCAATTTCCTGCCCCTGTTAAGCCTATTGAAGACGACATTGGCACATTAGAACTATTTCATGGTCCGACCCTTGCCTTTAAAGATTTTGGTGGTCGTTTTATGGCACAAGCGCTAGTACAAGTCGCGGCTGACAAAAAAATAACTATTTTAACGGCTACATCTGGCGATACCGGTGCAGCGGTTGCACATGCATTTTATAATTTACCTAATATTCGGGTGGTGATCCTTTACCCACAAGGGAAAATTAGCCCTTTACAAGAAAAACTATTTTGTACGCTGGGTGACAATATTCATACTATTGCGATCAAAAGCGATTTTGATGCGTGCCAAGCACTAGTAAAAAAATCATTTGATGATGAAGAGCTAAAAACAAAAATTGGTTTAAACTCCGCTAACTCTATTAACATCAGCCGATTACTTGCACAAATTTGTTACTACTTTGAAGCGTTTGCCCAGTTAACGCCAAAACAACGACAACAGTTAGTGATTTCAGTACCTAGCGGTAATTTTGGCGATCTGACTGCTGGCTTGTTGGCTAAAACGATGGGGCTACCGATCAAACGCTTTATTGCCGCAACTAATGCTAATGATACCGTGCCGCGTTATTTAGCAACGGGCAAATGGCAGCCTCATAAAACAGTCGCGACAATATCGAACGCGATGGACGTAAGTCAACCCAATAACTGGCCACGCATAGAAGAGATCTATAAACGAGAACAGTGGGCATTAAAATCACTTGCTTATGGTGCCGTCTCCGATCAAGTTGCAAAAGAGACAGTACGACAACTTGACCAGAAAGGCTATTTGTCCGAGCCGCATGGTGCCATTGCTTATCGTGTATTGCGCGATCAGCTACAAGAGGGTGAATACGGACTATTTTTAGGTACTGCTCATCCTGCTAAATTTAGGGAAGTTGTTGAAGCTATTTTAGCTAAACCCATTCCATTACCGATAGAACTCGCAGAGCGTGCTGATATGACCTTATTATCTCATGTTATGCCAGATGATTTTGCCAAATTACGCGAATTTCTAATTAGTCTAGCGTGGTAA